The Solanum pennellii chromosome 11, SPENNV200 sequence cagagtataattttacaaaataaaatctaGAAAAGATAAAATGTATCTAGAAAAGATAAAATGTATAAagataaaaagattatttttaataaactcGTGATTTATAATGAGAtactcataaatttaaaatctttattCTCCCTATGTTTAACTCTAATAggttaatttttcaaattacattattggtgtatataactaaaaaattatttatatataaacttattttccgtaaaaactataaataaataaattaaattctcTATATATACTCTCACTTTGTTCAGAGTCATATAAACTGTTTGTTCATCATGCAAGGCGTCCGCCGTTACTCGCCGTTAACTGACGGCGGCGGAGTAACGCTAGAACTCACAACGACCACCAATTCGCCGCTAGCAATCGACGTGACGGAATCGACGGAGATGAGAATCCGGCGACTGATCTCCGAGAATCCCGTCGTGATTTTCACCCGATCCGGCTGCTGCATGTGCCACGTCATGAAACGGCTGTTATTATCCGCCGTTAGCGTTCACCCAACCGTTATTCAATTGGAAGAAGAAGAGATCGCCGCCCTCCCTGCCGGCGCCGGAGACGGCGCGGAGGACGGCGGTGAGATGCCGGCTATGTACATCGGAGGGACACGTGTCGGTGGATTCGAAAGCCTCGTGGCACTTCACCTTAGTGGTGGCCTTGTTCCTAAGCTTGTGGAAGTTGGTGCAATTACTGAAATGGTATTGTAAagaattttaattatgtttctatatttgtaattatgtattttaatcaaaattaaaaaataataattttagtatattagtattaattaagttttaagGTATTGTTTAGTCTTCATAATTGTGCTTTTACAGACTGTAATCTCTCTATTTTATTCCAAATGGCCAAAAAGTTgaataaaaaagaagatgatgtgttccttttatatatatatatatattgggaaTTTGGAgtatcctttttcttttttctagaGTATAATATATTGTAATGTGAAAATAATTTGCTAAACTAAATATCAAAAACTACGatataacatattcaatataacatcataatGAAGTTAGAAGAGAGTAGTGTTTAATCGTGTATAAGtgtagaaaaattatttttgatatatccTCTCTCAAGTAAAGCAAATTAAGTATATTTTCTCCGTTTCATAAAGAATAACTTAGTTTGACTTagcacggagtttaagaatataaaaaagacttttaaattttgtgatcgtaaattaaagttaaacgtataaaattatcatttgatCTTGTagccttaaacatgccacgtagaaagctgaaattaaaatattaccaaaagggaaaagagatcattctttttggaacaaactaaaaaaaaatcattcttttttaaacgaagtaatgacaaaataaataattttgtaccaGTAGTATTAGGAGTTAGGACTGTTATCATAATCTTTTGTTGGTGGATTGTTGTTTTCATCATTTATGTGCTTCAGTTATCGCGCTAATTTATTGTTGTTATATTTAGAATTCGTAagctatatattattatttgtagtGATTTATTTCGTAATTAATTGCtttcatttttatatgtatttcatttttcaatctGCATTTGAAATGTTCTATTTAAATTAAGAGTTTATCGGAAATAACTTTTTGATCTTAATGAGATATACGAAATTCTATATCAAGAGTTCATTAAAAGTAATTTCTCGATCTTAATGAGATATATGACTGTCTATGagaattcattaaaaataaattttacgtacactttaattttttttcaga is a genomic window containing:
- the LOC107004129 gene encoding glutaredoxin-C6-like; the encoded protein is MQGVRRYSPLTDGGGVTLELTTTTNSPLAIDVTESTEMRIRRLISENPVVIFTRSGCCMCHVMKRLLLSAVSVHPTVIQLEEEEIAALPAGAGDGAEDGGEMPAMYIGGTRVGGFESLVALHLSGGLVPKLVEVGAITEMVL